A single region of the Tursiops truncatus isolate mTurTru1 chromosome 18, mTurTru1.mat.Y, whole genome shotgun sequence genome encodes:
- the ANKRD10 gene encoding ankyrin repeat domain-containing protein 10 isoform X3, translated as MSAAGAGAGVEAGFSSEELLSLRFPLHRACRDGDLAALCSLLQHTPRAHLAAEDSFYGWTPVHWAAHFGKLECLIQLVRAGATLDVSTTRYAQTPAHIAAFGGHPQCLVWLIQAGASINKPDCEGETPIHKAARSGSLDCISALVANGAHAEFISQSSVFSCLPGELKRGVAFVPSVLIQCFCVVQPEKCQWPDGSRHCSNPGFPRVYPVSLEPPELSSESFL; from the exons ATGTCGGCGGCGGGAGCGGGCGCGGGCGTGGAGGCGGGCTTCTCCAGCGAGGAGCTGCTGTCGCTCCGCTTCCCGCTGCACCGCGCCTGCCGCGACGGGGACCTGGCCGCGCTCTGCTCGCTGCTGCAGCACACGCCACGCGCCCACCTGGCCGCCGAGGACTCCTTCTACGGCTGGACGCCCGTGCACTGGGCCGCGCACTTCGGCAAG TTGGAGTGCTTAATACAGTTAGTGAGAGCTGGAGCCACACTGGATGTCTCCACCACCCGTTACGCACAGACCCCAGCCCACATCGCCGCTTTTGGGGGACATCCTCAGTGCCTCGTCTGGTTGATCCAAGCAGGAGCCAGCATTAACAAACCG GACTGTGAGGGCGAGACTCCTATTCACAAGGCGGCTCGCTCTGGGAGCCTGGACTGCATTAGTGCCCTGGTGGCTAACGGGGCTCATGCCGA atttatttcaCAGAGCAGTGTATTTTCTTGTCTTCCAGGGGAACTTAAACGTGGAGTTGCTTTTGTTCCCTCAGTTT TAATTCAGTGTTTTTGTGTCGTACAGCCTGAGAAATGCCAGTGGCCTGACGGCAGCAGACATTGCTCAAACCCAGGGTTTCCAAGAGTGTACCCAGTTTCTCTTGAACCTCCAGAATTGTCATCTGAATCCTTTCTATAA
- the ANKRD10 gene encoding ankyrin repeat domain-containing protein 10 isoform X1 produces MCGGADGLGPEGRAGSAGSAGGRGPGGGGGGGGGGGGARRGPGRMCGGVSFERRRLPGGAARAAVALNGICTEFQTGFSTSNPQLECLIQLVRAGATLDVSTTRYAQTPAHIAAFGGHPQCLVWLIQAGASINKPDCEGETPIHKAARSGSLDCISALVANGAHADLRNASGLTAADIAQTQGFQECTQFLLNLQNCHLNPFYNGGPFNGGHPNVFPNHISVGTNRKRCLEDSEPFGVKKARTTAQSSDDPMPLLNGEAEDDADSMHVDREFVTDTKNSSSVSNTLTNGCLINGHLDFPSTTQLSGMESRSDQCLTGPNGIGGGLVPGPPFPSSQGSPCVNGTEEPEKGTSVNPEMCGSLHLNGSPSSCIASRPSWVEDIGENLHYGHYHGFGDTAESIPELSSVIEHSNSVKLEEGHDSAVLGTMHLFHGS; encoded by the exons ATGTGCGGCGGCGCGGACGGTCTGGGCCCAGAGGGGCGCGCGGGGAGTGCCGGGAGCGCGGGCGGAAGAgggcccggcggcggcggcggcggcggcggcggcggcggcggcgcccggAGGGGCCCGGGGCGCATGTGCGGCGGCGTGAGCTTCGAACGCCGGCGGCTTCCCGGAGGCGCCGCCCGGGCGG CTGTCGCACTGAACGGTATCTGTACAGAATTCCAAACCGGGTTTTCCACATCCAACCCACAG TTGGAGTGCTTAATACAGTTAGTGAGAGCTGGAGCCACACTGGATGTCTCCACCACCCGTTACGCACAGACCCCAGCCCACATCGCCGCTTTTGGGGGACATCCTCAGTGCCTCGTCTGGTTGATCCAAGCAGGAGCCAGCATTAACAAACCG GACTGTGAGGGCGAGACTCCTATTCACAAGGCGGCTCGCTCTGGGAGCCTGGACTGCATTAGTGCCCTGGTGGCTAACGGGGCTCATGCCGA CCTGAGAAATGCCAGTGGCCTGACGGCAGCAGACATTGCTCAAACCCAGGGTTTCCAAGAGTGTACCCAGTTTCTCTTGAACCTCCAGAATTGTCATCTGAATCCTTTCTATAACGGTGGCCCCTTCAATGGGGGCCATCCGAATGTATTTCCTAATCACATTAGTGTGGGAACAAATCGCAAGAGATGCTTGGAAGATTCGGAACCCTTTGGAGTAAAGAAAGCTAGAACCACAG CTCAAAGCTCGGATGACCCCATGCCGCTCCTGAATGGCGAGGCGGAAGACGATGCTGACAGCATGCACGTCGATAGAGAGTTTGTAACAG ATACGAAAAACAGTAGCTCCGTATCGAATACACTGACAAATGGATGTctcatcaatggacatttggacTTCCCTTCCACGACACAGCTCAGTGGGATGGAGAGCAGGAGTGACCAGTGCTTGACAGGACCTAATGGAATTGGCGGTGGACTAGTTCCAGGACCGCCGTTTCCGAGTAGCCAGGGTTCTCCCTGTGTTAATGGGACTGAAGAGCCAGAAAAGGGCACGAGCGTTAACCCCGAGATGTGCGGCTCTCTGCACCTGAACGGGAGTCCAAGTAGCTGCATAGCCAGCAGGCCTTCCTGGGTGGAAGATATCGGGGAGAACCTGCACTACGGACACTACCACGGGTTTGGAGACACTGCCGAAAGCATCCCTGAGCTGAGCAGTGTGATAGAGCACTCCAACTCCGTGAAGCTGGAGGAGGGGCACGACAGCGCCGTCCTGGGCACCATGCACCTGTTCCACGGCTCTTAG
- the ANKRD10 gene encoding ankyrin repeat domain-containing protein 10 isoform X2: protein MSAAGAGAGVEAGFSSEELLSLRFPLHRACRDGDLAALCSLLQHTPRAHLAAEDSFYGWTPVHWAAHFGKLECLIQLVRAGATLDVSTTRYAQTPAHIAAFGGHPQCLVWLIQAGASINKPDCEGETPIHKAARSGSLDCISALVANGAHADLRNASGLTAADIAQTQGFQECTQFLLNLQNCHLNPFYNGGPFNGGHPNVFPNHISVGTNRKRCLEDSEPFGVKKARTTAQSSDDPMPLLNGEAEDDADSMHVDREFVTDTKNSSSVSNTLTNGCLINGHLDFPSTTQLSGMESRSDQCLTGPNGIGGGLVPGPPFPSSQGSPCVNGTEEPEKGTSVNPEMCGSLHLNGSPSSCIASRPSWVEDIGENLHYGHYHGFGDTAESIPELSSVIEHSNSVKLEEGHDSAVLGTMHLFHGS from the exons ATGTCGGCGGCGGGAGCGGGCGCGGGCGTGGAGGCGGGCTTCTCCAGCGAGGAGCTGCTGTCGCTCCGCTTCCCGCTGCACCGCGCCTGCCGCGACGGGGACCTGGCCGCGCTCTGCTCGCTGCTGCAGCACACGCCACGCGCCCACCTGGCCGCCGAGGACTCCTTCTACGGCTGGACGCCCGTGCACTGGGCCGCGCACTTCGGCAAG TTGGAGTGCTTAATACAGTTAGTGAGAGCTGGAGCCACACTGGATGTCTCCACCACCCGTTACGCACAGACCCCAGCCCACATCGCCGCTTTTGGGGGACATCCTCAGTGCCTCGTCTGGTTGATCCAAGCAGGAGCCAGCATTAACAAACCG GACTGTGAGGGCGAGACTCCTATTCACAAGGCGGCTCGCTCTGGGAGCCTGGACTGCATTAGTGCCCTGGTGGCTAACGGGGCTCATGCCGA CCTGAGAAATGCCAGTGGCCTGACGGCAGCAGACATTGCTCAAACCCAGGGTTTCCAAGAGTGTACCCAGTTTCTCTTGAACCTCCAGAATTGTCATCTGAATCCTTTCTATAACGGTGGCCCCTTCAATGGGGGCCATCCGAATGTATTTCCTAATCACATTAGTGTGGGAACAAATCGCAAGAGATGCTTGGAAGATTCGGAACCCTTTGGAGTAAAGAAAGCTAGAACCACAG CTCAAAGCTCGGATGACCCCATGCCGCTCCTGAATGGCGAGGCGGAAGACGATGCTGACAGCATGCACGTCGATAGAGAGTTTGTAACAG ATACGAAAAACAGTAGCTCCGTATCGAATACACTGACAAATGGATGTctcatcaatggacatttggacTTCCCTTCCACGACACAGCTCAGTGGGATGGAGAGCAGGAGTGACCAGTGCTTGACAGGACCTAATGGAATTGGCGGTGGACTAGTTCCAGGACCGCCGTTTCCGAGTAGCCAGGGTTCTCCCTGTGTTAATGGGACTGAAGAGCCAGAAAAGGGCACGAGCGTTAACCCCGAGATGTGCGGCTCTCTGCACCTGAACGGGAGTCCAAGTAGCTGCATAGCCAGCAGGCCTTCCTGGGTGGAAGATATCGGGGAGAACCTGCACTACGGACACTACCACGGGTTTGGAGACACTGCCGAAAGCATCCCTGAGCTGAGCAGTGTGATAGAGCACTCCAACTCCGTGAAGCTGGAGGAGGGGCACGACAGCGCCGTCCTGGGCACCATGCACCTGTTCCACGGCTCTTAG